The region GACAAAACAGCTTTAATTTACCATAAATCAAAATTAGTGGTTGGTGTAGAAAACTTTCCTTATCAAAGTGTTTTAAAACCTTTAATAGGAGATGCCATGTTAGATCTTGGTGGTACGGTTGCTATGAAAACAACTCAAAAAGAGCGTTCTGCATTTACTTTAAAAAATACAAATTACAAAGTAGCACCTGTAATTTGTTACGAATCTGTTTATGGCGAATTTGTAACTGGTTATGTTAGAAATGGCGCTAATGTATTAGCTATAATGACTAATGATGCCTGGTGGGGAAATACACAAGGCCATAAGCAACATTTAAGCTACGCTAGAATTCGTGCTATTGAAACCCGGCGTTCTATCGCAAGGAGTGCTAATACGGGAATTTCTGCATTTATTAATCCTAAAGGAGAGTTTATAAAAACCTTAGCTTACAATACACAAGGCAGTCTAAAAGCGAGTATTCCTGTAAATACAAATATTACTTTTTATGTTAAAGCAGGCGACTATATTGCCAGAATAAGTATGTTTTTAGCACTAGGATTATTCCTAATTACATTTTTTAGAAAAAAACGTTACTAATTTTAATGAACTAAAACATTAAATGAACCAAAAGTTCCTTTAATAAATCGCCTTGAGGCACTGCATTTGCACCAACGCCTTTACTTTTCACATCAAATTCGCGAAGTAAGGCAATATTAGTACTTACCTTTCTCATAGGATAATTAGAAACCGCTGTTAAATACTCATTTACAAAATAAGGATTAACACCAATAGTTTGAGCTATATTTCTTGGGTTCTTATCAGACAAGCCATGTATTTGTAGTAACTGAGAAAAAAAGCTAAATACTAAAGATACGGTTACTACCATAGGATTATCCTTAGGGTTTTCTGAAAAATACTTCACAATACGTTGTGCCTTTAACACATCTCGAGCTCCAATAGCTTTACGTAATTCAAAATTATTATAATCCTTACTAATCCCAATGTTTTCTTCAATATGCTCGGGCGTTATCTGACTGTCTTTGGGTAAGATTATTTGAAGTTTCTCTAATTCGTTATTAATTTTACTTAAATCATTCCCTAAAAACTCTACTAACATCTGCGAGGCTTTTGGAGTAATCGTATATGATTTTGGAGCCAGTACACGACGAATCCAATCTGCAACCTGATTTTCGTAAAGTTTCTTGCTTTCAAAAATAACACCAGATTTCTTTATAGACTTATATACAGATTTACGCTTGTCTAAAGTTTTATATTTATAATTTAAAACCAATATGGTAGAAGCTTGCGGATGTTTAGCATAATCTGCTAACTTATCTATAGTTCTAACTAAATCTTGAGCTTCTTTAACTATAATAACCTGATATTCGGCCATCATAGGATAACGTTTAGCATGTCCAACAATGTCTTCAATTGTAACATCGCGGCCATACAAAACCATTTGGTTAAATCCTTTTTCTTCTTCACTTAAAACATGGGTTTCAATATAATCTGAAAGTTTATCTATATAATAAGACTCCTCGCCCATTAAAAAATAAATGGGTTTTAACTTTTTCTGCTTTATATCGGCAACTAATTGTTTTATCTCGTCCAAACTGTAAACTATCTAGGATTATTCCAAAAATACACTCTTGGAATTTGGTTTTTAATTTTTGAAATCTACCTTTGAAAATTCAAGACTTAACAATGCAAGAACTAAACTTTCCGAAGTTTTCATTTCGATTCAAAAATAGCGAAAATAAAATTTCTATTTTTGATGATATTCGTAAAAAATTTGTGATTCTTCAACCCGAAGAATGGGTACGCCAACATTGTGTGCACTATTTGATGCAGGTGAAAGGTTACCCAAAATCTTTAATTAATGTTGAAAAAGAATTAATTGTAAACAACTTAAAAAAACGCTACGATATTGTTATTTTTAATACCAACGGAAGTATTCATGTTATTGTAGAATGTAAAGCCCCAAAAATTAAAATTACACAAAGTACATTCGACCAAATTGCACGGTATAATTTAACACTTAATGCCAGTTATTTAATGGTAACCAACGGATTAAATCATTACTATTGCCAAATGGATTTTGAAGCCGAACATTATAATTTCTTAAAAGATATTCCTAATTACAACGCCAATTGTTTATGAAAATTGCTATTGCCATTTTAAACTGGAATGGAGCTAAATTATTACAAGAATTTTTACCCGCAGTTATAACGCATTCCGAAGGAGCAGATTTATACGTTATAGATAATGCATCTACAGATCATTCTATAGATTTAATAAAAACCCAGTTCCCTACCGTAAATATTATTTTAAATTCAGAAAATGGTGGTTATGCTAAAGGTTACAACGACGGGCTTTCACAAATTGCAGCAGATGTATATTGTTTATTAAACAACGATATAGAAGTTACAGCAAATTGGCTAGCTCCTATTTATGCTACTTTTAATGCAGAGCCTAACACAGCCATTATACAACCCAAAATTTTAGATTATAAAAACAAAAAATATTTTGAATACGCTGGAGCTGCAGGTGGATTTATAGATAAATATGGTTATCCGTTTTGTCGTGGCCGTATATTTAATACTATAGAACAAGATAACGGACAATATAATTCTAACCTAGATATTTTTTGGGCAACCGGGGCTTGTTTATTTATTAGAGAAAACACCTTTAAAGCATTAAATGGTTTTGATGAAGCTTTCTTTGCGCATATGGAAGAAATTGATTTATGTTGGCGAGCAAAAAACTTAAATTACAACATTAAATGTATTCCAGAAACAAAAGTTTACCATGTTGGAGGTGCAACTTTACATGCTTCGAATCCTAACAAAACATATTTAAATTTTAGAAACAGTTTATGTATGTTAGTAAAAAATGCAGCAAGAAATATCTTTATCACAATTATAATAAGAATGCTATTAGACGGTTTGGCTGGCGTACAATTTTTATTACAGCTTAAATTTAAGCATTTTTACGCTATACTTCGAGCTCATGCAAGTTTTTATAGCCGATTATCAAGCCTATTAAAACAACGTAAAAAACTAGTACAACAACCTAATTATTTCAAAACAAGGTCTATTGTTTGGGAATATTTTGTAAGAAAAAAACAAAATTTTAAAATTTTATAAAATAGTTAGCAAAAGTTTTGTTAAACGCTATTTTAACATTATTTTTTTGCTATTTTTGATGTGTTTAAATGTAATTTAAAAATTATTATGAAGAAACTAATTTTAAGCAGCGCAGCTGCTCTGCTTTTATTATCATCATGTGTATCTAAAAAAGACTATGCTGCTTTAGAAGCAAAACAAAAAGAAACCCAAGATTTATTAAATACAGCAACTCTTAAACTAAATAGTTGTTTAACTGAAAAAGCTGCCGCTACTGCAAGAGCTGAAGCATTAAAAGATCAGATTACAGATTTA is a window of Formosa sediminum DNA encoding:
- the holA gene encoding DNA polymerase III subunit delta, whose product is MDEIKQLVADIKQKKLKPIYFLMGEESYYIDKLSDYIETHVLSEEEKGFNQMVLYGRDVTIEDIVGHAKRYPMMAEYQVIIVKEAQDLVRTIDKLADYAKHPQASTILVLNYKYKTLDKRKSVYKSIKKSGVIFESKKLYENQVADWIRRVLAPKSYTITPKASQMLVEFLGNDLSKINNELEKLQIILPKDSQITPEHIEENIGISKDYNNFELRKAIGARDVLKAQRIVKYFSENPKDNPMVVTVSLVFSFFSQLLQIHGLSDKNPRNIAQTIGVNPYFVNEYLTAVSNYPMRKVSTNIALLREFDVKSKGVGANAVPQGDLLKELLVHLMF
- a CDS encoding type I restriction enzyme HsdR N-terminal domain-containing protein, with amino-acid sequence MQELNFPKFSFRFKNSENKISIFDDIRKKFVILQPEEWVRQHCVHYLMQVKGYPKSLINVEKELIVNNLKKRYDIVIFNTNGSIHVIVECKAPKIKITQSTFDQIARYNLTLNASYLMVTNGLNHYYCQMDFEAEHYNFLKDIPNYNANCL
- a CDS encoding glycosyltransferase family 2 protein, with product MKIAIAILNWNGAKLLQEFLPAVITHSEGADLYVIDNASTDHSIDLIKTQFPTVNIILNSENGGYAKGYNDGLSQIAADVYCLLNNDIEVTANWLAPIYATFNAEPNTAIIQPKILDYKNKKYFEYAGAAGGFIDKYGYPFCRGRIFNTIEQDNGQYNSNLDIFWATGACLFIRENTFKALNGFDEAFFAHMEEIDLCWRAKNLNYNIKCIPETKVYHVGGATLHASNPNKTYLNFRNSLCMLVKNAARNIFITIIIRMLLDGLAGVQFLLQLKFKHFYAILRAHASFYSRLSSLLKQRKKLVQQPNYFKTRSIVWEYFVRKKQNFKIL